One window from the genome of Malus domestica chromosome 01, GDT2T_hap1 encodes:
- the LOC103407300 gene encoding golgin candidate 3-like encodes MWSTIANLKENLNKMAQDVHDDDDDDEEYEIHAINGEKAYSLSDRRNSHSFAHSKSPSRSPIPNGVDFTITPEIEQCKLEIKRLQESEAEIKALSKNYAALLKEKEDQISRLSKENGSLKQNLDSTTASLNAAKNENHKAAANGVNVLKGSGNQSPNRQHKVTSPAKIGYSGHQKQNGVVFTQDSTSNGISQLSDMQGSERELADLLEENNRSPTAVLATAEMKKLRMELKKERNQSEKIHQKLQEQQKLNEAIQEELKFLKLDREKTSVEISKISSELNEKMSEINRLQMELNRREDENANNGAESLKRLIATLQKENNSLKMEKNELEGALKVSRTASEMQKVESSESFPGKEEMEKSLREFDKNLKETRLERDKTLQQLSRLKQHLLEKESEDSEKMDEDSKIIEELRESNEYRRAQILHLEKALNQAIANQDQFKMSNNNEIQKSKEVIADLNKRLESCMSTIDAKNVELLNLQTALGQYYAEIEAKEHLEGDLSRAREESAKLSRLLKEADHQAEASKKEKEEILSKLSQAEKIVVDWKSRVNKLEEDNAKLRRAVEQSMTRLNRMSVDSDYLVDRRIVIKLLVTYFQRNHSKEVLDLMARMLGFPDEDKQRIGVSQGAGKGVVRGVFSLPGRLVGGILGGGSAGLSANAAADNQSFADLWVDFLLKETEERERRELADDSGRSQEDSYRTPTKSHTGPSNPDHRTTSGGEPGFSRTNLSPIQDTSPSPFRSNFRLEHSDSEFSTVPLTSSESNPYASRMLPRY; translated from the exons ATGGCGCAGGACGTccacgacgacgacgacgatgacGAAGAGTACGAGATCCACGCCATCAATGGAGAAAAAGCTTATTCCTTATCTGATCGGAGGAATTCCCACAGCTTCGCCCATTCCAAATCCCCCTCCCGCTCTCCGATCCCCAATGGCGTCGATTTTACTATTACTCCCGag ATTGAACAATGCAAATTGGAAATTAAGAGGCTTCAGGAATCTGAGGCAGAAATAAAAGCATTATCAAAAAACTATGCAGCTCTGTTAAAGGAAAAAGAG GATCAAATATCCAGATTGAGTAAAGAAAATGGCTCATTGAAACAGAATCTGGACTCAACTACTGCATCTCTGAATGCAGCTaaaaatgaaaatcacaaaGCAGCTGCAAATGGAGTCAACGTGCTCAAG GGAAGTGGTAATCAGTCGCCCAACAGACAGCATAAAGTGACAAGTCCAGCAAAAATTGGATACTCTGGACATCAGAAACAGAATGGTGTTGTCTTTACACAAGACAGTACAAGCAATGGGATTTCACAGCTTTCAGATATGCAAGGGAGTGAAAGG GAGCTTGCAGATTTACTAGAAGAGAATAATAGGTCCCCGACAGCAGTGCTAGCTACTGCTGAGATGAAAAAATTACGGATGGAACTTAAAAAAGAACGCAATCAGTCAGAAAAGATACATCAAAAGTTACAAG AACAACAGAAATTGAATGAAGCAATCCAGGAAGAGCTCAAATTTCTGAAGTTGGATAGGGAAAAG ACCTCCGTCGAGATAAGCAAAATAAGCAGTGAGTTGAATGAGAAAATGTCTGAGATAAATCGACTGCAAATGGAGTTGAATAGAAGGGAGGATGAAAATGCAAATAATGGTGCAGAGAGTTTGAAAAGGTTAATTGCAACCCTGCAGAAGGAAAATAATAGTCTTAAG ATGGAGAAAAATGAACTTGAGGGCGCTTTGAAAGTGAGCAGAACTGCAAGTGAAATGCAG AAGGTGGAATCTTCAGAAAGTTTTCctggaaaggaagaaatggaGAAATCGTTACGAGagtttgataaaaatttgaaggaaaCACGTCTTGAAAGGGACAAAACCTTGCAACAATTGTCACGCCTTAAACAGCATTTGTTGGAAAAG GAATCTGAAGATTCTGAAAAAATGGATGAAGACAGCAAAATTATTGAAGAACTTCGAGAAAGTAACGAATATCGAAGAGCTCAAATTTTACATTTGGAGAAAGCTTTGAATCAGGCAATTGCAAATCAGGACCAATTCAAGATGAGCAACAACAATGAAATTCAGAAATCAAAGGAAGTTATTGCTGATCTGAATAAAAGACTTGAAAGCTGCATGAGCACAATAGATGCCAAaaatgttgaactcttgaatctTCAAACTGCTCTTGGTCAGTACTATGCTGAAATTGAAGCTAAG GAACATTTGGAAGGAGATTTGTCTCGGGCAAGGGAAGAGTCAGCTAAGCTTTCGCGGCTCTTGAAA GAAGCGGACCATCAGGCAGAAgcatcaaagaaagaaaaggaagaaatttTGTCCAAGCTTTCACAAGCTGAAAAAATAGTAGTAGATTGGAAAAGCAGAGTAAATAAACTTGAGGAAGACAATGCAAAATTACGCCGAGCTGTTGAGCAGAGCATGACCAGGCTTAATAGGATGTCGGTAGATTCAGATTATCTTGTTGACAG ACGCATTGTGATCAAGTTACTGGTGACCTACTTCCAGAGAAACCACAGTAAAGAG GTTCTGGATCTTATGGCTCGCATGCTGGGATTCCCTGATGAAGACAAGCAGAGAATAGGCGTCTCTCAAGGTGCAGGCAAAGGTGTTGTTCGTGGAGTTTTCTCTCTACCTGGTCGCCTTGTTGGTGGAATTTTGGGAGGCGGTTCAGCTGGATTATCTGCAAATGCAGCAGCTGATAACCAG TCCTTTGCAGATCTGTGGGTTGATTTTCTTCTCAAAGAAActgaagaaagggagagacggGAGTTGGCCGACGATTCAGGCAGATCTCAAGAAGATTCATATAGAACTCCAACCAAATCGCATACCGGTCCATCGAATCCTGACCACAGAACAACTAGTGGGGGTGAGCCTGGTTTCTCAAGAACTAATTTATCACCAATCCAAGACACAAGCCCCTCACCTTTTCGCAGTAATTTTCGGTTGGAGCACTCTGATTCGGAATTCTCAACAGTTCCTCTCACTTcgtcagaaagcaatccgtacGCCTCAAGAATGCTTCCGAGATATTGA